A DNA window from Arachis duranensis cultivar V14167 chromosome 3, aradu.V14167.gnm2.J7QH, whole genome shotgun sequence contains the following coding sequences:
- the LOC107478451 gene encoding beta-glucuronosyltransferase GlcAT14B — MESRMNKLKKGSIEMEKKWLYPLIMGFAMCIFFAGTSFNMGLVSSIHNNLNSIFFFLPSHGAVNRTTPTFVEKKISPAPAPSASATTIPRMAYLISGSKGDLDKLWRTLFALYHPLNQYVLHLDLESPLEERLELSWRVENQPIFKEVENVFVIPKANMVTYRGPTMVANTLHACAILLKRSKDWDWFINLSASDYPLVTQDDLLYIFRDLDRKVNFIEHTSHLGWKADKRAMPLIVDPGLYMSTKKDLFWAGPKRTLPTAFKLFTGSAWMVLSRAFVEYVVWGWDNLPRTLLMYYANFVSSPEGYFQTVICNNPELAKTIVNSDLHYISWDIPPKQHPHVLSINDTEKMIASNAAFARKFRQDDPVLDVIDKKLLHRRKGLFTLGGWCSGKPKCTKVGNKYRILPGKGSHRLRRLINRETLVARFGQNQCT; from the exons ATGGAATCTAGAATGAATAAGCTGAAGAAAGGGTCCATAGAAATGGAGAAGAAATGGCTATACCCTTTGATTATGGGCTTTGCTATGTGCATATTCTTTGCAGGCACTTCCTTCAATATGGGGCTAGTTTCTTCTATTCATAATAACCTCAATTCaatattcttctttcttccttctcatGGAGCTGTAAACAGAacaactccaacttttgtggaGAAAAAGATTTCCCCGGCTCCAGCTCCTTCTGCGTCGGCGACAACGATTCCCAGGATGGCTTATTTGATTTCTGGATCAAAGGGTGATTTGGATAAGCTATGGAGAACCCTCTTTGCTCTTTATCATCCATTGAACCAATATGTTCTTCACTTGGACCTCGAGTCGCCCCTTGAGGAGAGGCTGGAGCTTTCTTGGAGGGTTGAGAATCAACCTATATTCAAAGAGGTTGAAAACGTTTTTGTGATTCCGAAAGCTAACATGGTCACATATAGAGGACCAACTATGGTTGCTAATACACTTCATGCTTGTGCTATTCTACTCAAGAGAAGTAAAGATTGGGATTGGTTCATAAACCTCAGTGCTTCCGACTATCCTCTTGTAACTCAGGATG accttttatatatttttcgagaTTTGGATAGAAAGGTTAACTTCATTGAGCACACAAGCCATTTAGGATGGAAGGC GGACAAAAGAGCGATGCCTTTAATAGTTGATCCAGGGCTTTACATGTCTACCAAGAAAGATTTATTTTGGGCCGGTCCTAAGAGGACTTTGCCAACAGCATTTAAACTTTTTACTG GTTCGGCATGGATGGTTTTATCACGTGCATTCGTAGAATATGTTGTCTGGGGTTGGGACAATCTTCCAAGGACCCTTCTCATGTACTATGCCAATTTTGTCTCCTCTCCTGAAGGCTACTTTCAAACTGTTATATGCAATAATCCAGAACTAGCAAAAACGATCGTTAACAGCGACTTGCATTATATTTCCTGGGACATCCCTCCCAAACAGCACCCTCATGTCCTTTCCATCAACGACACGGAGAAAATGATAGCGAGCAACGCCGCATTTGCCAGGAAATTTAGGCAAGATGATCCAGTCTTGGATGTGATTGATAAGAAGCTACTGCACAGGAGAAAGGGACTATTCACACTTGGTGGTTGGTGTTCTGGCAAGCCCAAATGCACCAAGGTTGGGAACAAGTACAGGATCCTACCTGGTAAGGGATCTCATAGGCTGCGCCGCCTTATAAATAGGGAAACTTTGGTGGCTAGATTTGGTCAGAATCAGTGTACATAA